From the genome of Haloferax mediterranei ATCC 33500, one region includes:
- a CDS encoding ribbon-helix-helix protein, CopG family: MVTNRITVSLDEDAQTALDSLSRRTDKPQSEIVRNALTFYTANFEAATTEASANLESYHQMLSSGEHVLLDIDFLHCFLDYVEDEEGEPAPAFVEVADRVASFHAHEYEERFDSLDEILDWLSFCGFLTVRASEGDTYHVVFPTESVKWFMTWFIQQSTQRLPFDIEVEEGVSKAILTEVR; encoded by the coding sequence ATGGTGACGAATCGTATCACGGTCTCGCTCGATGAGGATGCGCAAACCGCTCTCGATAGCCTTTCGAGACGGACTGACAAGCCACAGAGCGAAATCGTTCGGAACGCGCTCACGTTCTACACGGCCAATTTCGAGGCGGCGACGACGGAAGCGAGTGCCAACCTCGAATCCTATCATCAGATGCTTTCGAGCGGTGAACACGTGCTCCTCGACATCGACTTCTTACACTGTTTCCTGGACTACGTAGAGGACGAAGAGGGCGAACCGGCCCCGGCGTTCGTCGAGGTCGCAGACCGTGTCGCCTCGTTTCACGCGCACGAGTACGAAGAACGGTTCGACTCCCTCGATGAGATACTCGATTGGCTTTCGTTCTGTGGCTTCCTGACGGTTCGAGCATCCGAAGGAGACACGTATCACGTCGTCTTTCCCACGGAGTCGGTCAAGTGGTTCATGACGTGGTTCATCCAACAGAGTACCCAACGACTCCCATTCGACATCGAG